A genome region from Neofelis nebulosa isolate mNeoNeb1 chromosome 14, mNeoNeb1.pri, whole genome shotgun sequence includes the following:
- the TSPYL5 gene encoding testis-specific Y-encoded-like protein 5 encodes MSGRSRGRKSSRAKNRGKGRGKARVRAAPDDAPRDPDPTQCQRLGEETQAAQVQAGAGWGGLETAAPAPPRRPGEEAACRLPLDCGLALRARAAGGRGQAATRPGLGKATSLSERLATDTVFVGTVGTVGRPKNGPRVGNRRGAAGKKASETCSAAGRVPQALAGGKLKKGATGESVSAPVGEETKVEKDAGSGPLATDGSMDTLETVQLKLETMNAQADRAYLRLSRKFGQLRLHHLERRNLLIQSIPGFWGQAFQNHPQLSSFLNNQDKEVLSYLNSLEVEELGLARLGYKIKFYFGRNPYFQNKVLIKEYGCGPSGQVVSRSTPIQWLPGHDLQSLSQGNPDNSRSFFGWFSNHSSIESDKIVEIINEELWPNPLQYYLMSEGARAEKGKEGRQGPARQPVETPEPGANKSN; translated from the coding sequence ATGAGCGGCCGAAGTAGGGGTAGAAAGTCCTCCCGCGCCAAAAACCGGGGCAAAGGCCGAGGCAAAGCCCGAGTTCGCGCTGCTCCTGACGACGCCCCCCGCGACCCGGACCCAACACAGTGCCAGAGGCTCGGGGAGGAAACCCAGGCGGCACAGGTGCAGGCTGGCGCGGGTTGGGGTGGCCTGGAAACCGCTGCGCCCGCGCCGCCCCGTCGGCCCGGGGAGGAGGCTGCCTGCCGGCTCCCCCTGGATTGTGGCCTCGCGCTCCGGGCCCGAGCTGCGGGGGGTCGCGGGCAGGCTGCGACCAGGCCCGGCCTGGGGAAGGCCACATCCCTCTCGGAGCGCCTAGCGACAGACACGGTCTTCGTGGGAACCGTGGGAACCGTGGGAAGGCCAAAAAATGGCCCCCGCGTTGGAAATCGGCGTGGTGCTGCTGGGAAGAAGGCCTCAGAAACCTGTAGCGCAGCGGGGAGAGTACCTCAGGCCCTAGCTGGTGGGAAGCTGAAGAAAGGGGCCACTGGGGAGAGCGTCTCCGCCCCTGTGGGAGAAGAAACGAAGGTGGAGAAGGATGCAGGGTCAGGGCCCCTGGCGACAGATGGCAGCATGGATACGCTGGAGACCGTCCAGCTGAAGCTGGAGACCATGAACGCCCAGGCGGACAGGGCCTACCTTCGGCTCTCGCGCAAGTTCGGGCAGTTGCGACTGCATCACTTAGAGCGCAGGAACCTCCTCATCCAGAGTATCCCAGGTTTCTGGGGGCAGGCTTTTCAGAACCACCCCCAGCTCTCATCCTTTCTGAACAACCAAGATAAAGAGGTTCTCAGCTACTTGAACAGCCTGGAGGTGGAAGAGCTTGGCCTCGCGAGATTGGGCTACAAAATCAAGTTCTACTTCGGGCGCAACCCCTATTTCCAAAATAAGGTGCTCATCAAGGAATACGGGTGTGGGCCTTCGGGTCAGGTGGTGTCTCGTTCTACTCCAATCCAGTGGctcccaggccatgatctccagTCGTTAAGCCAGGGCAACCCAGACAACAGCCGTAGCTTCTTTGGGTGGTTTTCAAACCACAGCTCCATTGAGTCTGACAAGATTGTGGAGATCATCAACGAGGAACTGTGGCCCAATCCCCTGCAGTACTACCTTATGAGTGAAGGGGCCCgtgcagagaaaggaaaggagggcagGCAAGGTCCAGCAAGGCAGCCAGTGGAGACCCCTGAGCCTGGGGCAAACAAGTCCAACTGA